The following are encoded together in the Glycine max cultivar Williams 82 chromosome 8, Glycine_max_v4.0, whole genome shotgun sequence genome:
- the LOC100779286 gene encoding RING-H2 finger protein ATL73: MAETPSPSESPTASFGPIISNGQVGGFDWIVLVAAILCAFVCALGLNTMLQCVFQCACRVLTEPRQWIASRRLNSGLKKKEMVALPTSTYTTTHSAAASSSSSPNSSSCVICLAEFSDGDPIRFLPKCNHYFHVVCIDKWLLSHSSCPTCRHLLKSNDSLHSLHIVIA, from the coding sequence ATGGCTGAAACTCCATCACCCTCTGAGTCTCCCACAGCCTCCTTTGGCCCCATCATAAGTAATGGCCAAGTTGGTGGCTTCGATTGGATTGTCCTTGTGGCAGCAATTTTATGTGCCTTTGTGTGTGCTCTTGGCCTCAACACAATGTTACAATGTGTGTTTCAATGTGCTTGTCGTGTCCTCACAGAGCCTCGCCAATGGATTGCTTCACGAAGGCTCAACTCTGGCctcaagaaaaaggaaatggtGGCTTTGCCAACCTCAACTTACACTACTACACACTCTGCTGctgcctcttcttcttcttcacctaATTCTAGTAGTTGTGTCATTTGCTTGGCTGAGTTCTCTGATGGGGACCCTATAAGGTTCCTTCCAAAGTGCAACCACTATTTCCATGTGGTTTGCATTGACAAGTGGCTACTCTCTCACTCTTCTTGCCCTACTTGCAGGCACCTCCTCAAGTCAAATGATTCTCTTCACTCCTTACATATTGTCATAGCTTAG